GCCGGTATACCAGATCCGATTGAGGAGGTTGTCAGAGGAGTGGAAGTAGCCCTGGTATGCGCGCAGATTGGGCCAGGTGGGCTGGTATGATATTTCCAGGGTTATATTCTTGATTGTAAgagttcctcctcctcctcctccttcttcttccaagaaTAGCGTCAGGTATCGGAATCCCCCGCGGAGTTTCGCGTCGGGCATAGTATAcaccccatctccatctccgtcgGACAGAGTAGCAGATAAAGCGCCATCAGCACCAGTCCCGCCATTTGAATTATCGGACTCCCTTCCTATGTAGTCCTTTGCCTCGGTAAATGCCAGCCCGAGTGTTAAATTCGGCTTCGACGCCGTATACTCAACCGTCAGGATCCCTCCGACTTCAAGACCAAAGTCGAAGACGAGCCCTAAGTCGCTACTTGTGAGGGATGGTGTGGAGTCGCTCGGGTAGTCTGAGATGTATTCTCCCCTTGGAAGGGATAGAATGGATTTTGGCTGGATGGATCGTGAGCCTGGGGCGTAGTTGTTTGAGTCCCAGGGGCCGGGGaaggagggcgatgagggcCCTGTGCATGACGAGTTCCGCCAGCATGAGGCTAGTGTCCCTGTAGCGAGGGCGAGTATGGGTAGGAGTATCATGTCATAAATTTTCGAGTCGTACAAAAGATGGaaagattaagaaatttgTTAATGTTTTATTTGCTGGCTATGTCATGGATCTACATGGCAATGGCTTGTAATTGCTGGCTTTATTTGTCCGTCTTAGCGACTTGGAGACCCCAACCCTGGATCGGCCGTTCTGGGGAATCTGGGGATTTAATCTGGCTTTGAGTCTGTCGGTCGTCTTTACCCCGAGATGATCTGCTTTTTTGGTTACTCCACGATACCCCCAGAATCATGATACCATATAGCCTCAGCATCACCAAAACAATTCTAACACTCCCCCGTAGAACTCCCTCCCTCACAAACCTCCCCAGTACATTCAAACCCCCTAGGCCTCTTTACATTCCCACAGAGATACTCCTCCGCCTTCGTCCCATTCCCCAGCTCCAAATCCACCCCAACCAGGCCGAGATTCGTGCACGGCGCAACCGCACTACACTGCAGGCTAGCGACGCGCGAGGACTCCGTCGTCCCGTGAAGATTCGCGACGGTAATGTCCCTGATCTGGAACTGCGAGTTGGTGCAGTTCCCGTCGCCGGGGGCGCCGATGAAGCGGGTGCACTGGGAGATTGCGACTGCAGAGCCGCGGAGGGAGGTTGTCGTTAGGTTGTTAAAGTGCATGTTTGAGGCATCTGTTTCATTAGTTCTACTATTGCCTTTAGAATAGCAGTAGAGGGAGTGCTTACAGCCCAGTCCGCCCCCGCCGCCGTTGGGCGGGTATCCGTTTTGGTCGTCGGTCCAGGTTTTGAAGTATACCTTGTAGCATCTATCAGCGGGCGCTGTGCACAGAATGGAGAAGACGTACCGCGTGGAGTGTGTTATCGAAAACAACATTCTCAACCTTGATCCTCTCAACCGTCTCGAACTCGTCCTTGAGCTGGCCAATGCTGCCTATTGCGATGCCCAGGCCGTTGTGGAAGTGCGAGTTCTTTAGCGTGATATCGGTGCTATTCGCTTTGAATGAAATGCTGTCGTCTCCGTTGTATACAGTCAAGTTGTTGAAGCTGATATGCGACGATCGAATTGTATCCGCGCCATCCGTGTTTGCTATAGTCAGTCAGTATATACTGCAGGATTCATTCAAGTGCAGGACGTACAGCTATCCACCCGATTCCCCGTGTTGTTCACAAAGATCCCGTCAAATTCAACATGGTGGGAGTATATAATCGACAGCGTCCTATACCACACCATTAACAGTCTACCCACCCATCGGAAGAATACCGACATACCACATCTGACTGCGCAAAAAGTTAACACCCTTGACAACCGAGTTCGTCAGCCCGCTAAGCGTCAACGCATGCGGCCTTCCTGGGTAATTCGACGTATTCTCCTGCTCCTGTATCCACTCGTACCAGTAGTCGCCGTTCCCATCGAGCGTGCCAACACCATGCCCATTTACCCGTACCCTATCACCACCCAGGATCCACGCAGTCGACTGGTTCTGGTATCCGACGGGCAGGGAGTGGTTTAGCCAGTAGGGGATGTTGGTGCTCCACTGCCATTACTATCAGTTTGCAAGATCTTATGGGTTGTGGGTTGTGGAatgggtggtggtggtggtggtgaacAAACCAGCAGTCTCCCTTGGATGTCAACATCGACATCATGAAGCCAGGAAATGTTCATCGCGGAGTTGACGTAGTATGTTGTTGGCTGGAAGACGACTTTCCCCCCGCGGCCGCACCGCTTGAATGCGGAGATGATGGCCGGGGCGTCGTCGGTTTTGTTTGTGCCCGAGGCTGGGATGATGCATGTTTGTCTGGGAGATGGAATTGCTGCATCTGCAAAGGTCAGTGCAGTAAGGGCAGTGAGGATCCAGGCGAGATGCATTGTGTTTGTTGTTGACTTTGAGATTCAGAAGGGCAGTCGTTATATGCTCGGTGTGCAAtgctttaatatattaaatattgAACTAGGGGTATCATTGTACCGAGTAATTTTCTTGGGTTTTGTCAACAAGATACTAAGAAAGAGGGTAGTAAACTAAgtttttaagattaaattaaATGTATTAAAAGAGCTAAATATCAATAATTTACCCCAATAATCTATTGCAATTTACTCCACCTTAACAGGAACTGACTCATAGGATTTAGCCCCAGGGCCAAATGTAGTGTGCTTATTTATACAGTAATTGGTTCGTGTTTATAATAGTGAGATAAACTATCATAAATCGAAGAAATGGCTTCACCAGACTCAGCAGACCCCGGTCTCCAACCACTCGACCCAAAGCTCTTCagagacgacgacgacgacgaagacatcTTCTGGAAACAGAAACTCAACGCCTTGATCAACGGCACAGTGACCCCATCCGAAGCAGCCACAGACTATGACTCGTGTGTCGTGGAAGACGC
Above is a window of Aspergillus puulaauensis MK2 DNA, chromosome 2, nearly complete sequence DNA encoding:
- a CDS encoding putative exo-polygalacturonase (CAZy:GH28;~COG:S;~EggNog:ENOG410PK5D;~InterPro:IPR000743,IPR012334,IPR006626,IPR011050;~PFAM:PF00295;~SECRETED:SignalP(1-18);~go_function: GO:0004650 - polygalacturonase activity [Evidence IEA];~go_process: GO:0005975 - carbohydrate metabolic process [Evidence IEA]); protein product: MHLAWILTALTALTFADAAIPSPRQTCIIPASGTNKTDDAPAIISAFKRCGRGGKVVFQPTTYYVNSAMNISWLHDVDVDIQGRLLWSTNIPYWLNHSLPVGYQNQSTAWILGGDRVRVNGHGVGTLDGNGDYWYEWIQEQENTSNYPGRPHALTLSGLTNSVVKGVNFLRSQMWTLSIIYSHHVEFDGIFVNNTGNRVDSSNTDGADTIRSSHISFNNLTVYNGDDSISFKANSTDITLKNSHFHNGLGIAIGSIGQLKDEFETVERIKVENVVFDNTLHAVYFKTWTDDQNGYPPNGGGGGLGYASNMHFNNLTTTSLRGSAVAISQCTRFIGAPGDGNCTNSQFQIRDITVANLHGTTESSRVASLQCSAVAPCTNLGLVGVDLELGNGTKAEEYLCGNVKRPRGFECTGEVCEGGSSTGEC